One genomic region from Phragmites australis chromosome 1, lpPhrAust1.1, whole genome shotgun sequence encodes:
- the LOC133888002 gene encoding outer envelope pore protein 16-2, chloroplastic-like, translated as MASRLDTRTLRDEVASMDKRWLLDLGHPLINRVADSFIRAAGVGAARAVSREAYFVTVERLSGDSAGLDANGPKRSHFSSIRGDDGQKSLDAVGKSAAKEAFQWGLAAGVHSGITYGLREARGCHDWKNSAIAGAIAGVAVALTGDASGRSDMIVHFAITGAGLSGAASLLSGVF; from the exons ATGGCCAGCAGGCTGGACACGCGGACGCTGAGGGACGAGGTGGCGAGCATGGACAAGCGCTGGCTCCTGGACCTCGGCCACCCGCTCATCAACCGCGTCGCTGACAGCTTCATCCGCGCCGCCGGGGTCGGGGCCGCCCGGGCGGTCTCTCGGGAGGCCTACTTCGTCACCGTCGAAC GGCTTTCAGGAGACTCGGCTGGGTTGGACGCCAACGGCCCCAAGAGGAGCCATTTCTCCAGCATCAGAG GGGATGATGGCCAGAAGTCGCTCGACGCAGTG GGAAAATCGGCTGCCAAGGAGGCATTCCAGTGGG GTTTGGCGGCCGGGGTTCACTCTGGGATAACGTACGGCTTAAGGGAGGCTAGAGGATGCCATGACTGG AAGAACAGTGCGATCGCTGGTGCGATTGCCGGCGTGGCGGTGGCGCTGACGGGGGACGCAAGCGGGCGCTCCGACATGATCGTCCATTTCGCCATCACCGGCGCCGGGCTCTCCGGTGCTGCGAGCCTGCTCTCCGGCGTATTCTGA